Genomic DNA from Comamonas antarctica:
TCCGCCGAAGTGGCGCTGGCCGTGCCGCAGCAGCGCCTGGTGGCCTGGCCCATCGACCCGGAAGCCCAGGACATGTCGCGCGGCGATGCGCGCGCGCCCTCTGCGGCGGCGTCTTCCAAAAGTGATACGGCGCCGGCCGATCGCGCCTAGAATAGAACGATCGTTCTTTTTGGCGCCTGCCCCTGGTGCCCGCATTGATCCGCGCCGGCTGCGCGGCTTTGCCGCATAGAATGTTTCGAGTTTACGTATACGTCAATTCCATTCATAAATCGAGGAGCCGAAGCAATGAAGGTACTGGTCCCAGTCAAACGCGTGGTGGACTACAACGTCAAGGTGCGCGTCAAATCCGATGGCAGCGGCGTCGATATCGCCAATGTCAAGATGAGCATGAACCCGTTTGACGAGATTGCCGTCGAGGAAGCCGTGCGCCTGAAGGAAAAGGGCGCGGCCACCGAGGTCATCGCCGTGTCCTGCGGCGTGGCCCAGTGCCAGGAAACCCTGCGCACCGCGATGGCGATCGGCGCCGACCGCGCGATCCTGGTGCAGACCGATGCGGAACTGCAGCCGCTGGCCGTGGCCAAGCTGCTCAAGGCCCTGGTCGACAAGGAGCAGCCCGGCCTGATCATCCTGGGCAAGCAGGCCATCGATGACGACGCCAACCAGACCGGCCAGATGCTCGCGGCCTTGGCCGATCTGCCGCAGGCGACGTTTGCCTCGAAGGTGGAAGTGTCGGGCGATGTGGTTCAGGTCACACGCGAAGTCGACGGCGGCCTCGAGACCCTGTCGCTGAACACGCCGGCCGTGATCACCACCGACCTGCGCCTCAACGAGCCGCGCTATGTGACGCTGCCCAACATCATGAAGGCCAAGAAAAAGCAGCTCGACACCGTGACGCCCGAGGACCTGGGTGTCGACGTGGCGCCGCGCCTCAAGACCCTCAAGGTGTCCGAGCCCGCCAAGCGCGGCGCGGGTGTGAAGGTGGCCGATGTGGCGGCGCTGGTGGACAAATTGAAGAACGAAGCGAAGGTGATTTAAACCCTTTGCGGGGACTTCCCTGAGGACAGGCCCTTCATCCTTCGACAAGCTCAGGACGAACGGTTTTCCCGCTCACCCCTCGGCGGGCCCCCTGAGCCTATCGAAGTGTGTCCTAATCGAAAGAAATTCCATGACTTCCCTTGTAATTGCAGAACACGACAACGCCTCGATCAAGCCCGCGACCCTGAACACCGTCACGGCTGCCGCCGCCTGCGGTGGCGAGGTGCATGTGCTGGTGGCCGGTGAGGGCGCTGCCGCTGCCGCGCAAGCCGCGTCCCAGATTGCCGGCGTCTCCAAGGTGATCCTCGCCGATGGCGCCGCGCTGAAGAACAGCCTGGCCGAGAATATCGCCGCCCAGGTGCTGGCGCTCGCTGGCAACTACAGCCATATCCTGTTTCCCGCCACCGCCTCGGGCAAGAACGTCGCGCCGCGCGTGGCCGCCACGCTCGACGTCGCGCAGATCAGCGACATCACCAAGGTCGTGAGCCCCGACACCTTCGAGCGCCCGATCTACGCCGGCAACGCGATTGCCACCGTGCAGAGCAGCGATGCGACCAAGGTGATCACCGTGCGCACCACGGGCTTCGACGCGGCTGCGGCCACGGGCGGCAGCGCCGGCGTGGAAAACGTGACGGCTGCCGCCGATGCCGGCAAGAGCCGCTTCGTCGGCAGCGAGATCGCCGCCAGCGACCGCCCCGAACTCACCGCCGCGAAGATCATCGTGTCGGGCGGCCGTGCGCTGGGCTCGGCCGAGAAGTTCAACGAAGTGATCACGCCGCTGGCCGACAAGCTCGGCGCCGCGATCGGCGCCTCGCGCGCCGCCGTGGACGCGGGCTACGCCGCCAACGACCTGCAGGTCGGCCAGACCGGCAAGATCGTCGCGCCGCAGCTGTACGTTGCCGTGGGCATCTCGGGCGCGATCCAGCATCTGGCCGGCATGAAGGACTCCAAGGTGATCGTGGCGATCAACAAGGACGCCGAAGCGCCGATCTTCAGCGTCGCCGACTACGGCCTCGAAGCCGACCTGTTCACGGCCGTGCCGGAGCTGGTCAACGCGCTCTGAGCGCCACATTGGCAAGCCGAGGGGCCAGCCCCTCCGGGCCTGCCCTGCGCGGTCCGCCCCGTCGGGCCGCGCCGCGGCAGGCCCTCCCTATAAGAATATGCAGCGCCCAGCGCGCGTGACAGAGGGAGACAACCGCATGGATTCAATGATGGCCGCCGGCCGCCGGGCCGCTGTTGCGCTGGCGTGTACCCTGGCCTGCATGGGTGTGCAAGCCCAATGGGTGGTTGGGCAAGTCGCGCCGTTGACCGGCAAGGGCGGCACCCAGGGCCGCGCCTATGCGCAAGGCATGCGCCTGCATTTCGATCAGGTCAACAAGGCCGGCGGTATCCAGGGCCAGCCGGTGCAGCTGGTGGTCGTGGACGATGGCGGGCATCCCGAGAACACCGTCGCGCGCACGCGTGAACTGCTGGCCAAGTCCAAGCCGGTGGTGCTTGCCGGTTTCATGGGCAACGGCAATCTCGCCGCGCTGCTGGGCAGCGGCCTGCTGGAGCAGGAGCGCATCAGCCTGGTGGGCTACCAGGGCAATGACACCGAGGTCGCGCGCGCGCCGCAGGTCTTCAGCACCCGCGCGGGCCTGCAAGACGAGATGGCCAAGATCGCAAGCCATCTGGCCATGGTCGGCATCACGCGCCTGGCGCTGGTGATCGAGCAGCGTGCGGACAGCGATGCCGTGCTGCAGCTGGCCCAGACCACGGCGACGCCGGCGGGGGCCAAGCTGGTGGCGCAACTCACGCTCAGGAACGGGCGCAGCCAGGTGCTCGAAGTGGTCGAGCAACTGCGCAAGACCGACCCCGCGCCCCAGGCCATCCTGCTGGTGGCTTCGAGCCCCGCCACCGCGGCCTTTGTCGAAGCCTACCGCATGGAATCGGGCACGGCGCAGATCTATGCCACGTCCGATTCCGACATCGAGCAGCTGGCCACGCGCCTGCCGACCGAGCTGATGAGCGGCCTGTCGATCGCGCAGGTGGTGCCCAGCCCCTACCGCGTATCGATGCGCCTGAACAAGGAATTTCGCGACGCGCTCGCGGCCCAGCCCAAATCCGCGGAGATGACTGCCAGCTACGCGATGATGGAAGGCTACGTCAATGCCAAGGTGGTGGCCGAGGCGCTGCGCCGGGCCCAGCCCGTGAACCGCGAGAAGATCGCCGCCAGCCTGCGCAATTTCAATGCCCAGGACCTGGGCGGCTACTGGGTCACGTTCAAGCCCGGGTCGCAGTTCGGCTCGCGTTTCGTCGACCTGTCCATCGTCAGCGCCTCGGGGCGCATCAGCTATTAGGCGCCGCGCCATTCAAAGGAAATTCCATGAGCTATGTAGCACCTCTCCAAGACATGTTGTTCAACATGGAGCACCTGGCCGGGCTTGACCAGGTCGCGCAATTGCCGGGTTTCGAGGAGGCCGGACTCGACACTGCGCAGGCCGTGCTCGAGGAATGCGCGCGCTTCACGCAGGGCGTGGTGGCGCCACTGAACCGCCCCGCCGACATTGCGCCATCAAGCTGGAAAGACGGTGTCGTCACCACCAGCGACGGCTTCAAGCAGGCATTCCGCCAGTACGCCGAAGGCGGCTGGCAGGGCCTGCAGCATCCCGCCGATTTCGGCGGCCAGGGCTTGCCCAAGACCATTGGCGCGGCCTGCGTGGAAATGCTCAATGCGGCCAACCTGAGCTTTGCGCTGTGCCCGTTGCTGACCGATGGCGCGATCGAGGCCCTGCTCACCGCGGGCAGCGAGGAACTCAAGGCCGCTTACCTCGAAAAGCTCGTGACCGGCCAGTGGACCGGCACCATGAACCTGACCGAGCCCCAGGCCGGTTCCGACCTGGCGCTGGTGCGCACGCGTGCCGAACCCCTGGGCGACGGCAGCTACAAGGTGTTCGGCACCAAGATCTTCATCACCTACGGTGAGCACGACATGGCCGAGAACATCGTGCACCTGGTGCTGGCGCGCGTGCAGGGCGCGCCCGAGGGCGTCAAGGGCATCAGCCTGTTTGTCGTGCCCAAGTTCCTGGTGGAGGGCGGCGGCCTGGGCGCGCGCAACGATGTGCAGTGCGTCTCCATCGAGCACAAGCTGGGCATCAAGGCCTCGCCCACGGCCGTGCTGCAGTTCGGCGACGGCCTGGCAGGCAGCGTCGCCGACGGCGCGGGCGCGGGTGCGCGTGGTTTCCTCGTGGGCGAGGAGAACCGCGGCCTCGAATACATGTTCATCATGATGAACGCCGCGCGCTACGCGGTGGGGGTGCAGGGCATCGCGATTGCCGACCGCGCCTACCAGCAGGCCGCGGCGTTTGCCAAGGAGCGCGTGCAGAGCCGCCCGGTCGATGGCAGCGTGAAGGCCAGCGCGACGATCATCCACCACCCCGATGTGCGCCGAATGCTGATGCTGATGCGCGCCACGACCGAGGGCTGCCGCGCGCTGGCGACCACGGCCGCGGCGTCGTACGACCTGGCCCATCACCACCCCGATGCCGCCCAGCGCGCACACCACGCCGCGCTCTACGAATTCATGGTGCCGCTGGTCAAGGGCTACAGCACCGAGATGGCCCAGGAAGTCACGGGCCTGGGCGTGCAGGTGCATGGCGGCATGGGCTTCATCGAGGAGACCGGCGCGGCCCAGCACTACCGCGACGCCAAGATCCTGCCGATCTACGAGGGCACGACCGCCATCCAGGCCAACGATTTCGTCGGCCGCAAGACCCTGCGCGACGGCGGCCAGGTGGCCCGCGGCTTTGCCGCGCAGATCGCCGAAACCGAGGCACAGCTGCAATCCTGCGGCACGCCCGCCGCGCAGTCGGTGGCACGCCAGCTGCGCGCCGCGCGCCTGGCGTTCCTCGAAGTCGTCGATTTCATGCTGGCCAACGCCAAGGCGCAGCCCAACGCCGCGTACGCGGGCAGCGTGCCGTATCTGATGCTTGCCGGCAATCTGTTCGCGGGCTGGCAGCTGGCGCGTGCGCTGTGGGTGGCCGAGCAGCTGCTGCCTGCGGGACAGGACCCGCGTTTCCTGCGCGCGAAGATCGCCACGGCACAGTTCTATGCCGAGCATGTGCTGGTCAGGACCGCCGCGCTGCGCGACGGCATCGTCCAGGGCGCGGACAGCGTCATGGCACTGAACATCGACGATTTCTAAAGTACAGGAGACAAGCATGTCGCGACTTCCCCAGGCACTCCAGGGCCTGACCCTGCCGGTCATTGCCTCGCCGCTGTTCATCATCAGCAACCCGCAGATGGTGATTGCCCAGTGCCAGGCCGGCATCGTCGGCTCGATGCCCGCGCTCAATGCGCGGCCTGCGGCGCAGCTCGAGGACTGGCTGGCCGAGATCACCGAAACGCTCGATGCCTACAACCGCGCCAACCCCGAGCGCCCGGCGGCGCCGTTTGCGATCAACCAGATCGTGCACAAGAGCAACGACCGGCTCGAGCACGACATGGAAGTCTGCGCGCGCTTTCGCGTGCCCATCGTGATCACCTCGCTGGGCGCGCGCGAGGATGTGAACCAGGCGGTGCATGCCTGGGGCGGCGTGGTGCTGCATGACATCATCAACAACAAGTTCGCGCACAAGGCCGTGGAAAAGGGCGCCGACGGCCTGGTGGCCGTGGCCGCGGGCGCGGGCGGCCATGCGGGCGGCAAGAGCCCGTTTGCGTTGATCCAGGAAATCCGCCAGTGGTTCGACGGCCCGCTGGCACTGTCCGGTGCGATTGCATCCGGCGGCGCGGTGCTCGCGGCGCAAGCCATGGGCGCCGACTTCGGCTACATCGGCTCGGCCTTCATCGCCACGCACGAGGCACGCGCCAGCGATGCCTACAAGCAGGCCATCGTCGACGGCAACTCCGACGACATCGTCTACAGCAACCTGTTCACCGGCGTGCATGGCAACTACCTCGCGCCCTCGATCCGCGCGGCCGGCCTGGACCCGGAAAACCTGCCCGAGTCCGACCCGAGCAAAATGAACTTCGGCGGCGGCGCGACCAAGGCCTGGAAGGACATCTGGGGCTGCGGCCAGGGCATCGGCAGCATCGATGCCGTGACCAGCGTGGCTGAGCGCGTGGCCCAACTGCGCCGCGAGTACCAGGCGGCGCGCGAGCGCCTGGCGCTGGGCTGATCAGGGCGCGGCCGGCGGCAGGCCGCGAGCGGCCGGGCTCTTGCCGGTCAAGCGGTCCTTGAATTCCAGCACGCGCGTGACGGCTGCGCCCATGCCCATCAGCTGCTTGGCGGTGTCGGGCGACAGGCGCTGGATCTCGTCGAACCAGGTCATGAGCCGGTCGATGAGTTCATGCATGTCGCGCATGCGCTCCTGGGCATAGCGCTCCTCCTCGGTGTCGACCTCCTCGAGAAGCGCGGCGCGCAGCATCGACTGCGTCGGCTCGATCTCGCGGCGCCGGCGCTCTTCGGCCAGCAGCCGGAAGATTTCCCACACATCCTGCGGCGCGTCGAAGTACTCGCGCCGGTCGCCGGGGTGGTGGCGCAGATGCACCAGGCGCCACGACTGCAACTCCTTGAGTCCCATGCTCACGTTCGAGCGCGAAAACGCCAGCGCCTCGGCAATCTGGTCGGCATTGAGCGCCACCGGGGACAGGAACAGCAGCGCATAGATCTGGCCCACGGTCCGGTTGATGCCCCATCGGCTGCCCATCTCGCCAAAGTGCGAAATGAATTGGCGGTTGAGTTCAGGAAGAGGAGTGCTTTGCGTCATACCCGGCATTGTCCCTTTGTTGATGGGCTTTTCAGAAGCTACTGAAAGGGCCGAAGAACCAAGTAGGGTCATTGGCGTTTTCGCCCCGCGCCTGCGCGACAAGCGGCAATCGCCGGAAAGGCGCAAAATAGCAGCTTCAGGCCCTGGCGCCTGTTCATCCGGCGACATGCCGCGTGGACAGACCCCAGGCCTTTGTTCATTCGCCACGCGCCTGACGCTCCGTTCCGCGATCTTCCTGCCCATGTCTTCCTCATCTCCCGCGGCGCGCAATGCCGCCATCGACTGCACCAAGGGCCTGGCCTGCGCCGCCATCGTCTGGCACCACCTGGCGTTCTACGGCCCCATGGCGGATGTGGTGGAGCCGCTGCTGCCGGCGCTGATGGAGTGGCTGGACCAGTATGCGCGCATGGCCGTGCAGCTGTTCCTGGTGCTGGGCGGCTATCTGGCCGCGGCCAGCCTGGCGCCCACGGGCCTGGCGCGCCACAGCGCCGCGCTGCCGCAGATCGCGCGCCGCTTCGTGCGGTTGGTCGTGCCGCTGGCCGTGGCCCTGGTGCTGGCGGTGCTGGTGACGGCGCTGGTGCGGCCGTGGTTCGACCATTCCTCGCTGTCAGGCGCGCCCACGCTGTTCCAGTTGCTGGCGCACGCGCTGCTGCTGCAGGGCATCGTCGGCGAGGAGTCGCTGTCGGCAGGCGTCTGGTATGTGTCGATCGACTTCCAGCTGTTTGCGCTGACGGCGCTGCTGTTTGCCGCGGGCCGCTGGTTTGGCGCGCCCCGCGAACACGCACCCGGCACCCGGCCCACGGCCGGCCAGGCCGTGGTCGTGCTGCTGGCCGCGGCGTCGCTGTGGGGCTTCAACCGCGATGCCGATTTCGACAACTGGGCGGTCTATTTCTTTGGCGCCTACGGGCTTGGCATGATGGCCTTCTGGGCCGTTCGCTCGCCACGGCCCTGGGCCTGGAGCACGCTGATGGCGCTGCTGGTCGGCGTGGCGCTGTGGCTGGAATGGCGCGACCGCATTGCGCTGGCTGGCGCGACGGCGCTGGCATTGGTGCTCGTGATGAGCAGCCCGAAACTTCTTTCCTGGCAAGGCCCGAAGCGACTGCAGCAACTGGGTCAGATGTCGTATTCGGTGTTCCTGGTGCACTTTCCGGTGTGCCTGCTGGTCAATGCCGTCGTGACCTGGTTCTGGCCCGATTCGCTGGCCATCAATCTGGTCGGCCTGTGGGCGGCCTTCGCGCTGTCGCTGGCCGCCGGCCGGCTGCTGTATCAGCGCGTGGAGCGCCACATGCCCAGTTGGCAGGACGTGCTGCGCTGGCAGGCGAGCCTGGTGGGCACCGGCATGCTCATGACCTGGGTCACGGCCTGGATGTAAATCAGGCCCCCCCGTTCGCCCACTGCGTGTGGCTCTCTGGCCCCCAAGGGGGCGCGTTTTGCCTTGGGGCGGCCCGGCGGCAAAACCAGTCCCCCACGTTCGCCCACTGCGTGTGGCTCGCGCTGGGGGGCGTAGCCCCCCAGATGCCTCTTGCCTTGGTGCGCGTTTAGCGGTGCAGATCGCCCGCGCTTTCCGGCTGGTAGATGATTCCGGTGACGCGCACCGTCATGGTCTTGCCGCCCGGGCCGGGCCAGGCCAGCTCATCGCCCACGGACAGGCCCAGCAGCGCGCTGCCCACGGGCGCGAAGATCGACACGCGGTCGGCGCTGCCGTCGATGTCGCGCGGGTAGACCAGGGTCAGCTGGCATTGCTGGTGCGACTCAAGGATCTCGAACTGCACGGTGGAATTCATGGTCACGACATTGGCCGGCATCTGCGCCGGCTCGACCACATCGGCGCGATCGAGTTCGGCCTGGAGATCGGCCTTGCCCGGGAATGCCGACGCCGGCACCACCGCCAGCAGGGCTTCGATGCGATCAAGGTCGAGGGACGAGAGGGTGATCTGCGGCTTGCGCGACATGGTTATCTTTCTGAAGTCGAACGCTCCACTTTAGGCGAGCGCGGGTATCGCACTGTTTTGGTGCGATACCCGCTGTTGCGTCAGCCGTTCAGCTGGCTCGCATGGTGGCGCAGATGGTCGTCGATGAAGGTCTGGATGAAGTAGTAGCCATGGTCATAGCCGGGCTGGCGGCGCAGCGTCAGCGGCTGGCCCGCGCCGGCGCAGGCGGCTTCGAAGGCTTCGGGCAGCAGTTGCTTTTCCATCAGGAACTTGTCGGCCAGGCCCTGGTCGATGAGGATGCCCGCGGGGTAGGGCGCGGCCTTCTGTGCCTTCATCAGTTCCGTCGCATCGTGCGCTGCCCAGGCGGACCGGTCCTCGCCCAGGTAGCCGCTGAAGGCCTTGCGGCCCCAGGCGCACTCGCTGGGATTGGCAATTGGCGCAAAGGCCGAAACACTCTTGAACGTTCCCGGATGGCGCAGGGCCAGCGTCAGCGCGCCATGGCCGCCCATCGAGTGGCCGAAGATGCCCACCCGTTCGAGGTCGATGGGCAGCTTGCGGCCGACCAGCGGCAGCAGCTCCTCGATCAGATAGCTTTCCATGCGCCAGTGCAGGCCCCAGGGCCGGGTCGTGGCGTCGAGGTAGAAGCCTGCGCCCACGCCGAAGTCCCAGCTGTCCGCTTCGCCGGGCAGGTTGGCGCCGCGCGGGCTGGTGTCGGGTGCGATCAGCGCCACGCCCAGTTCGGCAGCCAGGCGCTGGGCGCCGGCCTTGGTCATGAAGGTTTCCTCGGTACAGGTCAGGCCGGCCAGATAGACCAGCGCCGGCACCTTTTCGCCGGCCACGGCCCGCGGCGGCAGATAGACCGAGAACTTCATCGGCAGGCCGATCTCGTTCGAGGCGTGGCGGTAAAAGCGCTGGGCGCCACCAAAGGCGGCATGGGCGCTGAGCAATTCGAGGGTGTCGGACATGCGGGGAGTTTCTCCAGAAAAATACGGCACGTGCAGTGTGACACGGGTAGCAAGCGTGGCCATGGCTTCAGGCACGCAGATGCCGTTCGTCCTGAGCCTGTCGAAGGGCATTTTCAGGGCGGGCCGCACAAAACCCCTGCTACAGCATGAGGGCTTCGGCGTTCATTCTTCCCAGGGGAAGGCGACCGTTGTCGCACCTGATCCACCCGACCCGAACGCCAGAGGCAAAAAAGCCCGCAGGGCCAAGGCATCTGCGGGCTTGTGTTCCAGCGGCCGGGGCCGCGAGGATTAACGCTGGGCGATAGGCTTGACGCTGCGCTCGGTCGAACCGGTGAACAGCTGGCGGGGACGGCCGATCTTGTACTCGGGGTCACCCATCTGCTCGTTGAGCTGGGCGATCCAGCCGACGGTGCGGGCCAGGGCGAAAATGCCCGTGAAGATGTTGACGGGAATGCCCATGGCGCGCTGCACGATGCCGGAGTAGAAGTCGACGTTCGGGTAGAGCTTGCGCTGCACGAAGTAGTCGTCTTCCAGGGCGATCTTCTCGACGGCCTTGGCCAGCGCGAACAGCGGGTCGTTTTCCAGGCCCAGTTCGGCCAGCACTTCATTGCAGGTTTCCTGCATCAGCGTGGCACGCGGGTCGTAGTTCTTGTACACGCGGTGGCCGAAGCCCATCAGCTTGACGCCGGACGACTTGTCCTTGACCTGTTCCATGAACTGACCGACCTTGGCGATGCCGCCGTTGGCCTGGATCTGTTCCAGCATGTTCAGGCAGGCTTCGTTGGCGCCGCCGTGGGCAGGGCCCCAGAGGCAGGCCACGCCGGCCGAGATCGCGGCAAACGGGTTCGTGCCCGACGAGCCGCACAGGCGCACGGTCGAGGTCGAAGCGTTCTGCTCGTGGTCTGCGTGCAGGATGAAGATGCGGTCCAGAGCGCGTTCGAGCACGGGGTTGACCTGGTATTCCTCGCAGGGGTTGCCGAACATCATGCGCAGGAAGTTGCCGGCGTACGACAGGTCGTTCTTCGGGTACATGTAGGGCTGGCCCACACCGTACTTGTATGCCATCGACACCAGGGTCGGCATCTTGGCGATCAGGCGGATGGCGGCAATCTCGCGGTGCTCGGGATTGTTGATGTCCGTGCTGTCATGGTAGAAGGCCGACATGCCGCCGACCAGGCCCGTCAGGACGGCCATGGGGTGGGCATCGCGGCGGAAGCCACGCAGGAAGAACTGCATCTGCTCGTTGACCATGGTGTGCTTGGTCACGCGCTCGACGAAGTCGGCCTTTTCGCTTTCGTTGGGCAGCTCTCCGTACAGCAGCAGGTAGCAGGTCTCGAGGTAGTCGCAGTTCTTGGCGAGCTGCTCGATGGGGTAGCCGCGGTACAGCAGCTGGCCCTTGTCGCCGTCGATATAGGTG
This window encodes:
- a CDS encoding citrate synthase, whose protein sequence is MKLADNKATLSFTNGSPSVELPVYQGSIGPDVIDIRKLYGQTGMFTYDPGFLSTAACQSAITYIDGDKGQLLYRGYPIEQLAKNCDYLETCYLLLYGELPNESEKADFVERVTKHTMVNEQMQFFLRGFRRDAHPMAVLTGLVGGMSAFYHDSTDINNPEHREIAAIRLIAKMPTLVSMAYKYGVGQPYMYPKNDLSYAGNFLRMMFGNPCEEYQVNPVLERALDRIFILHADHEQNASTSTVRLCGSSGTNPFAAISAGVACLWGPAHGGANEACLNMLEQIQANGGIAKVGQFMEQVKDKSSGVKLMGFGHRVYKNYDPRATLMQETCNEVLAELGLENDPLFALAKAVEKIALEDDYFVQRKLYPNVDFYSGIVQRAMGIPVNIFTGIFALARTVGWIAQLNEQMGDPEYKIGRPRQLFTGSTERSVKPIAQR
- a CDS encoding electron transfer flavoprotein subunit beta/FixA family protein, translated to MKVLVPVKRVVDYNVKVRVKSDGSGVDIANVKMSMNPFDEIAVEEAVRLKEKGAATEVIAVSCGVAQCQETLRTAMAIGADRAILVQTDAELQPLAVAKLLKALVDKEQPGLIILGKQAIDDDANQTGQMLAALADLPQATFASKVEVSGDVVQVTREVDGGLETLSLNTPAVITTDLRLNEPRYVTLPNIMKAKKKQLDTVTPEDLGVDVAPRLKTLKVSEPAKRGAGVKVADVAALVDKLKNEAKVI
- a CDS encoding GbsR/MarR family transcriptional regulator gives rise to the protein MPGMTQSTPLPELNRQFISHFGEMGSRWGINRTVGQIYALLFLSPVALNADQIAEALAFSRSNVSMGLKELQSWRLVHLRHHPGDRREYFDAPQDVWEIFRLLAEERRRREIEPTQSMLRAALLEEVDTEEERYAQERMRDMHELIDRLMTWFDEIQRLSPDTAKQLMGMGAAVTRVLEFKDRLTGKSPAARGLPPAAP
- a CDS encoding acyl-CoA dehydrogenase; this translates as MSYVAPLQDMLFNMEHLAGLDQVAQLPGFEEAGLDTAQAVLEECARFTQGVVAPLNRPADIAPSSWKDGVVTTSDGFKQAFRQYAEGGWQGLQHPADFGGQGLPKTIGAACVEMLNAANLSFALCPLLTDGAIEALLTAGSEELKAAYLEKLVTGQWTGTMNLTEPQAGSDLALVRTRAEPLGDGSYKVFGTKIFITYGEHDMAENIVHLVLARVQGAPEGVKGISLFVVPKFLVEGGGLGARNDVQCVSIEHKLGIKASPTAVLQFGDGLAGSVADGAGAGARGFLVGEENRGLEYMFIMMNAARYAVGVQGIAIADRAYQQAAAFAKERVQSRPVDGSVKASATIIHHPDVRRMLMLMRATTEGCRALATTAAASYDLAHHHPDAAQRAHHAALYEFMVPLVKGYSTEMAQEVTGLGVQVHGGMGFIEETGAAQHYRDAKILPIYEGTTAIQANDFVGRKTLRDGGQVARGFAAQIAETEAQLQSCGTPAAQSVARQLRAARLAFLEVVDFMLANAKAQPNAAYAGSVPYLMLAGNLFAGWQLARALWVAEQLLPAGQDPRFLRAKIATAQFYAEHVLVRTAALRDGIVQGADSVMALNIDDF
- a CDS encoding ABC transporter substrate-binding protein: MDSMMAAGRRAAVALACTLACMGVQAQWVVGQVAPLTGKGGTQGRAYAQGMRLHFDQVNKAGGIQGQPVQLVVVDDGGHPENTVARTRELLAKSKPVVLAGFMGNGNLAALLGSGLLEQERISLVGYQGNDTEVARAPQVFSTRAGLQDEMAKIASHLAMVGITRLALVIEQRADSDAVLQLAQTTATPAGAKLVAQLTLRNGRSQVLEVVEQLRKTDPAPQAILLVASSPATAAFVEAYRMESGTAQIYATSDSDIEQLATRLPTELMSGLSIAQVVPSPYRVSMRLNKEFRDALAAQPKSAEMTASYAMMEGYVNAKVVAEALRRAQPVNREKIAASLRNFNAQDLGGYWVTFKPGSQFGSRFVDLSIVSASGRISY
- the fghA gene encoding S-formylglutathione hydrolase, yielding MSDTLELLSAHAAFGGAQRFYRHASNEIGLPMKFSVYLPPRAVAGEKVPALVYLAGLTCTEETFMTKAGAQRLAAELGVALIAPDTSPRGANLPGEADSWDFGVGAGFYLDATTRPWGLHWRMESYLIEELLPLVGRKLPIDLERVGIFGHSMGGHGALTLALRHPGTFKSVSAFAPIANPSECAWGRKAFSGYLGEDRSAWAAHDATELMKAQKAAPYPAGILIDQGLADKFLMEKQLLPEAFEAACAGAGQPLTLRRQPGYDHGYYFIQTFIDDHLRHHASQLNG
- the rnk gene encoding nucleoside diphosphate kinase regulator gives rise to the protein MSRKPQITLSSLDLDRIEALLAVVPASAFPGKADLQAELDRADVVEPAQMPANVVTMNSTVQFEILESHQQCQLTLVYPRDIDGSADRVSIFAPVGSALLGLSVGDELAWPGPGGKTMTVRVTGIIYQPESAGDLHR
- a CDS encoding NAD(P)H-dependent flavin oxidoreductase; protein product: MSRLPQALQGLTLPVIASPLFIISNPQMVIAQCQAGIVGSMPALNARPAAQLEDWLAEITETLDAYNRANPERPAAPFAINQIVHKSNDRLEHDMEVCARFRVPIVITSLGAREDVNQAVHAWGGVVLHDIINNKFAHKAVEKGADGLVAVAAGAGGHAGGKSPFALIQEIRQWFDGPLALSGAIASGGAVLAAQAMGADFGYIGSAFIATHEARASDAYKQAIVDGNSDDIVYSNLFTGVHGNYLAPSIRAAGLDPENLPESDPSKMNFGGGATKAWKDIWGCGQGIGSIDAVTSVAERVAQLRREYQAARERLALG
- a CDS encoding acyltransferase family protein, coding for MSSSSPAARNAAIDCTKGLACAAIVWHHLAFYGPMADVVEPLLPALMEWLDQYARMAVQLFLVLGGYLAAASLAPTGLARHSAALPQIARRFVRLVVPLAVALVLAVLVTALVRPWFDHSSLSGAPTLFQLLAHALLLQGIVGEESLSAGVWYVSIDFQLFALTALLFAAGRWFGAPREHAPGTRPTAGQAVVVLLAAASLWGFNRDADFDNWAVYFFGAYGLGMMAFWAVRSPRPWAWSTLMALLVGVALWLEWRDRIALAGATALALVLVMSSPKLLSWQGPKRLQQLGQMSYSVFLVHFPVCLLVNAVVTWFWPDSLAINLVGLWAAFALSLAAGRLLYQRVERHMPSWQDVLRWQASLVGTGMLMTWVTAWM
- a CDS encoding electron transfer flavoprotein subunit alpha/FixB family protein gives rise to the protein MTSLVIAEHDNASIKPATLNTVTAAAACGGEVHVLVAGEGAAAAAQAASQIAGVSKVILADGAALKNSLAENIAAQVLALAGNYSHILFPATASGKNVAPRVAATLDVAQISDITKVVSPDTFERPIYAGNAIATVQSSDATKVITVRTTGFDAAAATGGSAGVENVTAAADAGKSRFVGSEIAASDRPELTAAKIIVSGGRALGSAEKFNEVITPLADKLGAAIGASRAAVDAGYAANDLQVGQTGKIVAPQLYVAVGISGAIQHLAGMKDSKVIVAINKDAEAPIFSVADYGLEADLFTAVPELVNAL